A stretch of Saccharothrix texasensis DNA encodes these proteins:
- a CDS encoding serine/threonine-protein kinase, whose protein sequence is MVRVVELAESLLAWLHDWAGVPLCPGDWAWTATAFGAVIGVLPTVAALLSITVRRVVGNSYGPFTGAIFAVLGVVSTLVLPWMAFSATYKLLRTRALPGMESLDESPCLALSQYDYLIGSDPFITAITGRSGVPDVVIAGVTALLALLCLLFVMLQAGSAFRLGPNWPRRVFWPPFLVLLLSTSALPVSLVGHLLLGFFPIAVAGSLVVRVFGLTTAMLNRPGRDRGNPSPQPAVSRTPPPSSSQQPHQSSQQQPHQSSPHQSSQPRRQVSASQQPQQPRQPHQPPPYKVEKPPPYQPAQIPPYQPIPPYRPTPPVRHYPPTRVADVPVPVEAPRPTRPEQPAPLADTPGPLPFGPGGGNSGPTPTPTPDSGKVWNPAGGRFRRIRQLGRGGFGTVWLAVDEQLARTVAVKLAHAPDNDTEQRMLREARALAAVRHPNCVRVFDIVQDPDGLAIVMEYIDGEPLSNVVLTSGLLADTLAARLWVNMADALAAAHEQGVLHRDVKPSNVIVDTHGTAHLIDFGIARSKGDSTLTATGMMVGTPDFLAPETARGEAASPASDAWQLAATVSYALTGHPPRGSRENPISSLMAAAQGEPCVKLPQHSAHARLLTSALDADPAKRPALGAIRTELSTWLSQAGLSKEGPVTRMIDRPEPPTRPVR, encoded by the coding sequence GTGGTGCGGGTCGTGGAGCTGGCGGAGTCGCTGCTGGCGTGGCTGCACGACTGGGCCGGTGTGCCCCTCTGCCCCGGCGACTGGGCCTGGACCGCCACCGCGTTCGGCGCCGTGATCGGCGTGCTGCCGACGGTCGCCGCGCTGCTGTCGATCACCGTCCGCCGCGTGGTCGGCAACTCCTACGGCCCGTTCACCGGCGCGATCTTCGCCGTGCTCGGCGTGGTCAGCACGCTGGTGCTGCCCTGGATGGCGTTCTCGGCCACCTACAAGCTGCTGCGCACCCGCGCGCTGCCGGGCATGGAGTCGCTGGACGAGTCGCCGTGCCTGGCGCTGAGCCAGTACGACTACCTGATCGGCAGCGACCCGTTCATCACCGCGATCACCGGCCGGTCCGGGGTGCCGGACGTGGTGATCGCCGGGGTGACGGCGCTGCTCGCGCTGCTGTGCCTGCTGTTCGTGATGCTCCAGGCGGGCTCGGCGTTCCGGCTCGGCCCGAACTGGCCGCGCCGCGTGTTCTGGCCGCCGTTCCTGGTCCTGCTGCTGTCGACGTCCGCGCTGCCGGTGTCCTTGGTGGGCCACCTGCTGCTCGGGTTCTTCCCGATCGCGGTGGCGGGCTCCCTGGTCGTGCGGGTTTTCGGGTTGACTACCGCCATGCTGAACCGCCCCGGTCGCGATCGCGGGAACCCGAGCCCGCAACCCGCGGTGTCGAGAACGCCACCGCCGTCGTCCTCCCAGCAGCCGCACCAGTCCTCCCAGCAGCAGCCGCACCAGTCGTCGCCGCACCAGTCGTCGCAGCCGCGCCGGCAGGTGTCGGCCTCGCAGCAACCGCAGCAGCCTCGCCAACCGCACCAGCCGCCGCCCTACAAGGTGGAGAAGCCGCCGCCCTACCAGCCCGCGCAGATCCCGCCCTACCAGCCGATCCCGCCCTACCGGCCGACGCCGCCGGTCCGGCACTACCCGCCGACGCGGGTCGCCGACGTGCCCGTGCCCGTCGAGGCGCCGAGGCCGACCAGGCCGGAGCAGCCGGCGCCGCTGGCCGACACGCCCGGCCCGCTGCCGTTCGGCCCGGGTGGCGGCAACAGCGGCCCGACACCGACCCCGACGCCCGACTCCGGCAAGGTGTGGAACCCGGCGGGCGGGCGGTTCCGGCGGATCCGCCAGCTCGGCCGCGGCGGGTTCGGCACGGTGTGGCTGGCCGTGGACGAGCAGTTGGCCCGCACGGTCGCGGTGAAGCTCGCGCACGCCCCCGACAACGACACCGAGCAGCGCATGTTGCGTGAAGCGCGCGCTCTGGCCGCCGTGCGGCACCCGAACTGCGTGCGCGTGTTCGACATCGTGCAGGACCCGGACGGGCTCGCGATCGTCATGGAGTACATCGACGGCGAACCGCTGTCGAACGTCGTGCTCACCAGCGGCCTGCTCGCCGACACCCTCGCCGCCCGGCTCTGGGTGAACATGGCGGACGCGCTGGCCGCCGCGCACGAGCAGGGCGTGCTGCACCGGGACGTGAAGCCGTCCAACGTCATCGTGGACACCCACGGCACCGCGCACCTGATCGACTTCGGCATCGCCCGGTCGAAGGGCGACAGCACGCTCACCGCCACCGGGATGATGGTCGGCACGCCGGACTTCCTCGCCCCCGAGACCGCCCGCGGCGAGGCGGCCAGCCCCGCGTCGGACGCCTGGCAGCTCGCCGCGACGGTCAGCTACGCGCTCACCGGCCACCCGCCGCGCGGGTCGCGGGAGAACCCGATCTCGTCGCTGATGGCCGCCGCGCAGGGTGAGCCGTGCGTGAAGCTGCCCCAGCACAGCGCCCACGCCCGGCTGCTGACCAGCGCGCTGGACGCCGACCCGGCCAAGCGGCCGGCGCTGGGCGCGATCCGCACCGAGTTGAGCACGTGGCTCTCGCAGGCCGGGTTGAGCAAGGAAGGCCCGGTCACGAGGATGATCGACCGGCCGGAACCGCCGACCCGACCCGTGCGCTGA
- a CDS encoding dolichyl-phosphate-mannose--protein mannosyltransferase — translation MSLIAPQSADDVVDAGEVPPTSPPPGNDREQRARQLEPGAMSDALRGWLITLAVALIGGVVRFWNLGFPTDKGTPVFDEKHYVPQGAQVLRNGGYEDNPGYELIVHPPLGKQLIAIGEWLFGYDGVGWRFASAVAGTLTILLVVRIARRMTRSDLIAAIAGVLLIADGMSHVQSRMGMLDAFLTFFVVVAFACLVVDRDQVRARLAVAVREGWVTNSPYGPWLGFRWWRFAGGIALGLACGVKWSGVWYIAFFGVLSVLWSALARRSAGVRRPWLGAFAKDLLPSLFALLVIPMLAYLATWWAWFASETAIDRHIAGTKIPEDGWIPAPLRALWYYSGNVLEFHTKLVTSETNRHPWESKPWTWPMGLRPMLYYFEGSVQGCGGPSCVGAIMLIGTPALWWLSFPMLAWAMWQSIAKLDWRYAAVLVGYGAGFLPWFINVDRQMYYFYAMPMAPFLALGIALALGEVLGKRTDGRERRGTGLLAVALYVGLVVANFVWLWPILNGIPITPEVWDAQKWLPSWN, via the coding sequence GTGAGCCTGATCGCACCGCAGTCCGCAGACGACGTGGTCGACGCCGGCGAGGTACCGCCGACGAGCCCGCCACCGGGCAACGACCGCGAACAGCGGGCCCGCCAGCTCGAACCCGGAGCGATGAGCGACGCCCTCAGGGGCTGGCTCATCACGCTGGCCGTGGCGTTGATCGGCGGTGTGGTGCGGTTCTGGAACCTCGGGTTCCCGACCGACAAGGGCACCCCGGTCTTCGACGAGAAGCACTACGTGCCGCAGGGCGCGCAGGTGCTGCGCAACGGCGGGTACGAGGACAACCCCGGCTACGAGCTGATCGTCCACCCGCCGCTGGGCAAGCAGCTCATCGCGATCGGCGAGTGGCTGTTCGGCTACGACGGCGTCGGCTGGCGGTTCGCCTCGGCCGTCGCGGGCACCTTGACGATCCTGCTGGTCGTGCGGATCGCCCGGCGGATGACGCGGTCGGACCTGATCGCCGCCATCGCGGGCGTGCTGCTGATCGCCGACGGCATGAGCCACGTGCAGTCGCGGATGGGGATGCTGGACGCGTTCCTGACGTTCTTCGTGGTGGTGGCGTTCGCGTGCCTGGTGGTGGACCGCGACCAGGTGCGGGCCCGGCTGGCCGTCGCGGTGCGCGAGGGCTGGGTGACGAACTCGCCGTACGGCCCGTGGCTGGGTTTCCGCTGGTGGCGGTTCGCGGGCGGGATCGCGCTGGGCCTCGCGTGCGGCGTGAAGTGGTCCGGGGTGTGGTACATCGCGTTCTTCGGCGTGCTGTCGGTGCTGTGGAGCGCGCTGGCGCGCCGTTCGGCGGGCGTGCGGCGGCCGTGGCTCGGCGCGTTCGCGAAGGACCTGCTGCCGTCGCTGTTCGCGCTGCTGGTGATCCCGATGCTGGCGTACCTGGCGACGTGGTGGGCGTGGTTCGCGTCGGAGACCGCCATCGACCGGCACATCGCGGGCACCAAGATCCCCGAGGACGGCTGGATCCCGGCGCCGCTGCGGGCCCTCTGGTACTACAGCGGCAACGTGCTGGAGTTCCACACCAAGCTGGTGACCTCGGAGACCAACCGCCACCCGTGGGAGTCGAAGCCGTGGACGTGGCCGATGGGCCTGCGGCCGATGCTCTACTACTTCGAGGGCTCGGTGCAGGGCTGCGGCGGGCCGAGCTGCGTCGGCGCGATCATGCTGATCGGCACGCCCGCCCTGTGGTGGCTGTCGTTCCCGATGCTGGCGTGGGCGATGTGGCAGTCGATCGCCAAGCTGGACTGGCGCTACGCGGCCGTGCTGGTCGGGTACGGCGCGGGCTTCCTGCCGTGGTTCATCAACGTGGACCGGCAGATGTACTACTTCTACGCGATGCCGATGGCGCCGTTCCTGGCGCTGGGCATAGCGCTGGCGCTGGGCGAGGTCCTGGGCAAGCGGACCGACGGCCGGGAACGCCGCGGCACCGGTCTGCTCGCGGTGGCGCTGTACGTGGGCCTGGTCGTGGCCAACTTCGTGTGGCTGTGGCCGATCCTCAACGGCATCCCGATCACCCCGGAGGTCTGGGACGCCCAGAAGTGGCTCCCGTCCTGGAACTGA
- a CDS encoding TetR/AcrR family transcriptional regulator, with amino-acid sequence MSAVVGRKRGFDRDDVLDQVTRAFWRDGYRATSVADLTAATGVNPPSLYAAFGDKRALFAEAVARYRQTYGAFTARALEEEPTARRAVERILTEAAVEYTTPDRPRGCLILSAPELDDLRDQAGRAVEAKIRHDVATGALPAGTDARRLAVFVAATVRGMSSLARDGATRAELHDVARTALSVWPAPVP; translated from the coding sequence ATGAGTGCCGTGGTGGGGCGCAAGCGGGGATTCGACCGGGACGACGTGCTGGACCAGGTCACGCGCGCCTTCTGGCGCGACGGCTACCGGGCGACCTCCGTCGCCGACCTCACCGCGGCCACCGGCGTCAACCCGCCGAGCCTCTACGCCGCGTTCGGCGACAAGCGCGCCCTCTTCGCCGAAGCCGTCGCCCGCTACCGGCAGACCTACGGCGCGTTCACCGCGCGGGCCCTCGAAGAAGAGCCCACCGCGCGCCGGGCCGTCGAACGGATCCTGACCGAAGCCGCGGTCGAGTACACGACCCCCGACCGGCCCAGGGGCTGCCTGATCCTCAGCGCGCCCGAGCTGGACGACCTTCGTGACCAGGCCGGACGGGCGGTCGAGGCCAAGATCCGGCACGACGTCGCGACCGGCGCGCTGCCCGCCGGTACGGACGCGCGGCGGCTCGCCGTGTTCGTCGCCGCGACCGTCCGGGGGATGTCGTCGCTGGCCAGGGACGGCGCCACGCGGGCTGAACTGCACGATGTTGCCCGGACGGCACTGTCGGTGTGGCCCGCACCCGTACCCTGA
- a CDS encoding DUF2000 domain-containing protein translates to MLPTRLALILRDDLPPNLAANAAVVLGLTLGARLPDLLGEDVEDADGTLHLGLNTHPVPVLTTSAEHLKELHRAEGVLKIGFTEVARRSRAYPEYVAALALAEDPGFVAVALYGPRAEVTRLTRKLPLMA, encoded by the coding sequence GTGCTGCCGACCAGACTCGCGTTGATCCTGCGTGACGACCTGCCGCCCAACCTCGCCGCGAACGCCGCCGTCGTCCTCGGCCTCACCCTCGGCGCGCGGCTGCCCGACCTGCTCGGCGAGGACGTCGAGGACGCCGACGGCACCCTCCACCTCGGCCTCAACACGCACCCGGTGCCGGTGCTGACCACGTCCGCCGAGCACCTCAAGGAGCTGCACCGCGCCGAGGGCGTGCTGAAGATCGGCTTCACCGAGGTCGCCCGCCGCTCGCGCGCCTACCCCGAGTACGTGGCGGCGCTCGCCCTCGCCGAGGACCCCGGGTTCGTCGCCGTCGCCCTCTACGGCCCGAGGGCCGAGGTCACCCGCCTGACCCGCAAGCTGCCGTTGATGGCATGA
- a CDS encoding Lrp/AsnC family transcriptional regulator → MDELDSAITRHLQLDARLTNRELARRLGVAPSTCLERVRALRERGVIRGYHADVDLSALNRPVQAFVAARLRPMSRAVIANFKAAIGALPEVTAMYVVAGDDDFLIHLAVPDLEHLHAFLIDRLSERREVISFRSSVIYESIRNPVLTELPR, encoded by the coding sequence GTGGACGAACTTGATTCGGCGATCACCAGGCATCTGCAGCTGGATGCGCGGCTGACCAACCGCGAGCTGGCGCGGCGTCTCGGCGTCGCGCCCTCGACCTGCCTGGAACGCGTGCGGGCCCTGCGCGAGCGCGGCGTCATCAGGGGCTATCACGCGGACGTGGACCTGAGCGCGCTCAACCGGCCCGTGCAGGCGTTCGTCGCGGCCCGGCTGCGCCCGATGAGCCGCGCCGTGATCGCCAACTTCAAGGCGGCGATCGGCGCGCTGCCGGAGGTGACCGCGATGTACGTGGTGGCGGGCGACGACGACTTCCTCATCCACCTCGCCGTGCCGGACCTGGAGCACCTGCACGCGTTCCTCATCGACCGCCTCAGCGAACGCCGCGAGGTGATCAGCTTCCGCAGCTCGGTGATCTACGAGAGCATCCGCAACCCCGTGCTCACCGAGCTGCCGCGCTGA
- a CDS encoding SDR family NAD(P)-dependent oxidoreductase, whose product MKTALVTGASRGIGRAIAARLAADGMRVVVHYARDADAARAVVEEAGGGAFAVRASLPSQLDALVAALPPLDVLVNNAGIGLPAPIEDVTPEAFEEVFAVNVRAPFFLVQRALPLLRDGGRIVNISSGATRIAMPVGIAYSMTKGALDTFTRTLAQHLGPRGITVNTVAPGVVDTDVNASWLRGNPAAEAAMAARSALGRIGRADDIADVVSFVASDRARWLTGAWLDATGGAHL is encoded by the coding sequence GTGAAGACGGCATTGGTGACCGGGGCGAGTCGCGGGATCGGGCGGGCGATCGCGGCGCGGCTGGCGGCGGACGGAATGCGGGTGGTCGTGCACTACGCGCGGGACGCCGACGCGGCCCGGGCCGTGGTGGAGGAAGCCGGGGGCGGGGCGTTCGCGGTGCGGGCGTCGCTGCCCTCGCAGCTCGACGCCTTGGTGGCGGCCCTGCCGCCATTGGACGTGCTGGTGAACAACGCCGGGATCGGACTGCCCGCGCCGATCGAGGACGTGACACCCGAGGCGTTCGAGGAGGTGTTCGCGGTCAACGTGCGGGCGCCGTTCTTCCTGGTGCAGCGCGCGCTGCCGCTGCTGCGGGACGGTGGGCGGATCGTGAACATCTCGTCCGGGGCCACGCGCATCGCCATGCCGGTCGGCATCGCGTACTCGATGACGAAAGGCGCGCTGGACACGTTCACGCGCACCCTGGCCCAACACCTGGGGCCGCGCGGGATCACCGTGAACACGGTCGCACCGGGAGTGGTCGACACCGACGTGAACGCGTCGTGGCTGCGGGGGAACCCGGCGGCGGAAGCGGCGATGGCGGCGCGTTCCGCGCTGGGGCGGATCGGCCGGGCCGACGACATCGCCGACGTGGTCTCGTTCGTGGCGTCGGACCGGGCGCGGTGGCTGACGGGCGCGTGGCTGGACGCGACCGGAGGAGCCCACCTGTGA